Proteins encoded in a region of the Isosphaeraceae bacterium EP7 genome:
- a CDS encoding creatininase family protein, producing the protein MRPWHLAELNYQAVKDAPPFEVAVLPLGATEPHNLHLPYGTDTYQVDAVADLACERAHAKGARVLRLPTIPFGTETNQMRFPLAINLDPSTVARVIVDVVDSLAVHGIRKCLLLNGHGGNDLKWVLREQFSKSPVHLFLCNWWRAAKGKDSEIFEDPGDHAGEMETSMMLAHAPALVFSEQADAGTMAATRFEAVNNGWVDITRPWHLLTTNSGAGDPRPASAEKGRAMTEVVVGRLADFLIELSASPADERFPY; encoded by the coding sequence ATGCGTCCCTGGCACCTCGCCGAGTTAAACTACCAGGCCGTGAAGGACGCCCCCCCCTTCGAGGTGGCCGTCCTGCCGCTGGGAGCCACCGAGCCCCACAACCTGCACCTTCCCTATGGGACCGACACCTATCAGGTGGACGCGGTGGCCGACCTGGCCTGCGAAAGGGCCCACGCGAAGGGCGCCAGGGTGCTGCGGCTGCCGACGATCCCGTTCGGCACCGAGACCAACCAGATGCGGTTCCCGCTGGCGATCAACCTCGACCCGTCGACGGTCGCGCGCGTGATCGTCGACGTGGTGGACTCGCTGGCCGTGCACGGGATCCGCAAGTGCCTCCTGCTCAACGGGCACGGGGGGAATGACCTGAAGTGGGTCTTGCGCGAGCAATTCTCGAAGTCACCTGTGCACCTGTTCCTGTGCAACTGGTGGCGGGCCGCCAAGGGGAAGGACTCGGAGATCTTCGAAGACCCGGGCGACCACGCCGGTGAGATGGAGACGAGCATGATGCTGGCGCACGCGCCGGCCCTGGTCTTCAGCGAGCAGGCCGACGCCGGGACGATGGCGGCGACGCGGTTCGAGGCGGTGAACAATGGCTGGGTGGACATCACCCGCCCCTGGCACCTCTTGACGACGAACAGCGGGGCCGGCGACCCTCGGCCCGCGTCGGCGGAGAAGGGCCGGGCGATGACGGAGGTGGTCGTCGGCCGGCTTGCGGATTTCCTGATCGAGCTGTCGGCCTCGCCGGCGGACGAACGATTCCCTTATTGA
- a CDS encoding SCO family protein: MVQHGLASACVLAGFSGCGDAAAPAPKVESVVKKAAEFDYPVVGIVRAVDPATLGVTIKHEAIDGYMPSMTMPFRVRDKALLDDVQVGDKVAGTLAVKGDDSFLTKLEVTEMAPPPTMTLNLGKGGATLKATPARLEIGQEVPDFALTTQEGKPLRLSELRGKVVVLTFIYTRCPLPNFCPAMDRRFSALASLVGAVSGRAEKVRLLSISFDPEHDTPEVLSKHAKLQGAAPPLWTFAVAQHEELSKVAAPLGLMYGPTKDEIIHNLTTAVIGPDGRLARLDVGGTANEWTAPEMLKTVASLLP; this comes from the coding sequence ATGGTTCAACATGGCCTGGCATCGGCATGCGTTCTGGCAGGATTTAGCGGCTGCGGCGACGCGGCTGCCCCCGCGCCCAAGGTCGAAAGCGTGGTTAAAAAGGCCGCGGAATTCGACTATCCGGTTGTGGGAATCGTCAGGGCAGTTGACCCCGCGACGCTCGGCGTGACGATCAAGCACGAGGCGATCGATGGGTACATGCCCTCGATGACGATGCCGTTCCGGGTCCGCGACAAGGCCCTGCTGGACGACGTGCAGGTGGGTGACAAGGTCGCCGGGACGCTCGCGGTGAAGGGGGACGACTCCTTCCTGACGAAGCTCGAAGTGACCGAGATGGCCCCACCGCCCACCATGACCCTGAACCTGGGCAAGGGCGGGGCGACGCTGAAGGCGACCCCCGCGCGGCTCGAAATCGGGCAGGAAGTCCCCGATTTCGCGTTGACGACTCAGGAGGGGAAGCCGCTGAGGCTGTCGGAGTTGCGCGGGAAGGTGGTGGTGCTGACGTTTATCTACACGAGATGCCCGCTGCCGAACTTCTGCCCGGCGATGGATCGGCGATTCTCGGCGCTTGCATCTCTGGTCGGCGCGGTCTCGGGCCGTGCTGAGAAGGTCAGGCTGCTGTCGATAAGCTTCGACCCCGAGCACGACACGCCCGAGGTGCTGTCCAAGCACGCGAAATTGCAGGGCGCCGCGCCTCCGCTCTGGACCTTCGCGGTCGCCCAGCACGAGGAACTGTCGAAGGTTGCCGCCCCCTTGGGCCTGATGTATGGGCCGACGAAAGACGAGATCATCCATAACTTGACGACGGCGGTCATCGGCCCCGACGGCCGGCTAGCCCGCCTGGACGTGGGTGGCACGGCCAACGAATGGACCGCCCCCGAGATGCTCAAGACGGTCGCGAGCCTGCTGCCCTAG
- a CDS encoding Glu/Leu/Phe/Val dehydrogenase dimerization domain-containing protein: MQAFEATNLYFDRAARLLDLSDNTRTMLIVPDRELRVEVAIEMDSGQIGNFIGYRVQHDNARGPFKGGLRYHPHVDVDEARSLASLMTWKTAVVDLPYGGAKGGINCDPSKLSRGELERVTRRFTQQIHDFIGPDKDIPAPDVGTDGQVMAWIMNEYSKFHGFHPAVVTGKPVEYHGSAGREAATGYGVALICREALKREDREVAGTSFALQGYGNVGSFAARFLHRMGGKIVAVSDAFGALLNPQGIDIPALDAHVAAHRKVIGFGGAKAGSNHDLLTMPVDVLIPAALGGVFDAKLAREVKATMIVEAANGPTWPEADDVFHERGITVVPDILANAGGVIVSYFEWVQNLQHFRWPLEQIQREQETRMVESFDKVYETAKKKSVSLRTAAFLVAISRVGRARVLGGI, encoded by the coding sequence ATGCAAGCCTTCGAGGCCACGAACCTCTATTTCGACCGAGCGGCCAGGCTGCTCGACCTCTCCGACAACACCCGCACCATGCTCATCGTCCCCGACCGCGAGCTGCGCGTCGAGGTCGCCATCGAGATGGACTCAGGCCAGATCGGCAACTTCATCGGCTACCGCGTCCAGCACGACAACGCACGCGGGCCGTTCAAGGGGGGGCTCCGCTACCATCCCCACGTCGACGTCGACGAGGCCCGTTCGCTCGCCAGCTTGATGACCTGGAAGACGGCCGTCGTCGATCTCCCCTACGGCGGGGCCAAGGGGGGCATCAACTGCGACCCTTCGAAACTCTCGCGCGGCGAACTCGAGCGCGTCACGCGCCGGTTCACCCAGCAGATCCACGACTTCATCGGCCCCGACAAGGACATCCCGGCCCCCGACGTCGGCACCGACGGCCAGGTGATGGCCTGGATCATGAACGAATACAGCAAGTTCCACGGGTTCCATCCCGCCGTCGTCACCGGCAAGCCGGTCGAGTACCACGGCTCGGCCGGCCGAGAGGCCGCAACCGGCTACGGGGTCGCCCTCATCTGCCGAGAGGCCCTCAAGCGCGAAGACCGCGAGGTCGCCGGCACCTCCTTCGCCCTCCAGGGCTACGGCAACGTCGGCAGCTTCGCGGCGCGCTTCCTCCACCGGATGGGAGGCAAGATCGTCGCCGTCTCCGACGCCTTCGGCGCCCTGCTCAACCCGCAAGGTATCGACATCCCCGCCCTCGACGCCCACGTCGCCGCCCATCGCAAGGTCATCGGCTTCGGAGGAGCCAAGGCCGGCTCCAACCACGACCTCCTGACCATGCCCGTCGACGTCCTCATCCCGGCCGCCCTCGGCGGAGTCTTCGACGCCAAGCTCGCCCGAGAGGTCAAGGCCACCATGATCGTCGAGGCCGCCAACGGCCCCACCTGGCCCGAGGCCGACGACGTCTTCCACGAGCGAGGCATCACTGTCGTCCCCGACATCCTCGCCAACGCCGGCGGCGTCATCGTCAGCTACTTCGAGTGGGTCCAGAACCTCCAGCACTTCCGCTGGCCCCTCGAACAGATCCAACGCGAGCAGGAAACCCGGATGGTCGAGAGCTTCGACAAGGTCTACGAGACCGCCAAGAAAAAGTCCGTCAGCCTCCGAACCGCCGCCTTCCTCGTCGCCATCTCTCGGGTGGGGCGTGCGCGGGTCCTGGGTGGGATCTGA
- a CDS encoding SDR family NAD(P)-dependent oxidoreductase — MRTIVTGGAGFIGSTLVDRLLADGGEVVALDNFDGFYAEATKRRNLSAAMGHERFRLIQGDIRDKPLMDKIFDEIRPDAVVHLAARAGVRPSIEQPSLYADVNVTGTVNLLEAASRLSTLPKFVYASSSSVYGDRDNAPFRESDSVDNPVSPYAATKKACELLAHTFHHLHALPTTGLRFFTAYGPRNRPDLAIAKFTALIERGEPVPMFGDGSTKRDYTFVEDIVDGVVRAIEECSGYHIYNLGNTNPVALSEMIATIGRAVGREPIIERKPEQPGDVRMTCADISRAAADLGYSPSTVFAEGIRRYVDWCRSEC, encoded by the coding sequence ATGCGGACGATCGTCACCGGCGGGGCCGGATTCATCGGCTCGACCCTCGTCGACCGCCTGCTCGCCGATGGCGGCGAGGTGGTGGCGCTCGACAATTTCGACGGGTTCTATGCCGAGGCGACCAAGCGCCGAAACCTGTCCGCCGCGATGGGCCACGAACGTTTCCGCCTGATCCAGGGCGACATCCGCGACAAGCCGCTGATGGACAAGATCTTCGATGAGATCAGGCCCGACGCGGTCGTCCACCTCGCCGCCAGGGCCGGCGTGCGCCCGAGCATCGAGCAGCCCTCGCTGTACGCCGACGTGAACGTGACCGGGACGGTGAACCTCCTCGAGGCCGCATCACGCCTCTCGACCCTCCCCAAATTCGTCTACGCGTCCAGCTCCAGCGTCTACGGCGACCGCGACAACGCCCCCTTCCGCGAGAGCGACTCAGTCGACAACCCGGTCAGCCCCTACGCCGCAACCAAGAAAGCCTGCGAACTACTCGCCCACACCTTCCACCACCTCCACGCCTTGCCCACCACCGGACTCCGCTTCTTCACCGCCTACGGACCCCGCAACCGACCCGACCTGGCCATCGCCAAGTTCACCGCCCTCATCGAGCGGGGCGAACCCGTCCCCATGTTCGGCGACGGATCGACCAAACGCGACTACACCTTCGTCGAGGACATCGTCGACGGCGTCGTCCGCGCGATCGAAGAATGCTCGGGCTACCACATTTATAATCTTGGGAACACCAATCCGGTGGCCCTCTCGGAGATGATCGCGACCATCGGCCGCGCCGTCGGCCGAGAGCCGATCATCGAACGAAAGCCCGAGCAGCCTGGCGACGTGCGGATGACGTGCGCGGATATTAGCCGGGCCGCCGCAGATCTTGGATATTCGCCGTCAACCGTGTTTGCAGAGGGCATTCGTCGGTATGTCGATTGGTGCAGATCTGAATGCTGA
- a CDS encoding protein-L-isoaspartate(D-aspartate) O-methyltransferase translates to MGSVAWVAGRACRLVGVMGAVLAACWWCGGAEDDPTAAARNRMVERHLVERGIKDPAVLKAFRTVPRHKYLPPDTRRQAYDDESIPIGEGQTITPPYDVAFMTEALEPKPTDKVYEVGTGSGYQASILSRCVKEVYSVEIHKALGDRAAKVIKEVGYDNIHTRVGDGYLGWPEAAPFDAIIVTCAPEKIPPPLVEQLKEGGRLVIPLGSRFDQVVHLMVKRDGKLSDKILKPTLFVPMTGRAQREAAEERRQAKAKSAGKVDKDKAAGKGTGTEAKKP, encoded by the coding sequence ATGGGTAGCGTGGCTTGGGTTGCGGGACGTGCGTGTCGTTTGGTCGGGGTGATGGGTGCGGTGCTGGCGGCCTGCTGGTGGTGCGGTGGGGCGGAAGACGACCCGACGGCTGCGGCCCGGAATCGGATGGTGGAGCGGCACCTGGTGGAGCGCGGGATCAAGGATCCGGCGGTCTTGAAGGCGTTCAGGACAGTCCCCAGGCACAAGTATCTCCCACCGGACACCCGGCGGCAGGCTTATGACGACGAGTCGATTCCGATCGGCGAGGGGCAGACGATTACCCCGCCTTACGACGTTGCGTTCATGACCGAGGCGCTGGAGCCCAAGCCGACGGACAAGGTTTATGAGGTGGGGACCGGCTCGGGCTATCAGGCGTCGATCCTCTCCAGGTGCGTCAAGGAGGTCTACTCCGTCGAGATCCACAAGGCGCTTGGGGACCGCGCGGCGAAGGTGATCAAGGAGGTGGGATACGACAACATCCACACCAGGGTGGGCGACGGGTATCTGGGCTGGCCCGAGGCGGCTCCGTTCGACGCGATCATCGTGACGTGCGCCCCAGAAAAGATCCCGCCCCCGCTGGTCGAGCAGCTCAAGGAAGGGGGCCGGCTGGTCATCCCACTTGGGTCACGGTTCGACCAGGTGGTCCACCTGATGGTCAAGCGGGACGGCAAATTGAGCGATAAGATCCTGAAGCCCACACTGTTCGTGCCCATGACCGGCCGTGCCCAGCGCGAGGCGGCCGAGGAGCGACGGCAGGCGAAGGCCAAATCGGCCGGCAAGGTCGACAAGGACAAGGCCGCGGGCAAAGGGACCGGGACGGAGGCGAAGAAGCCGTGA